The segment ATATAAAGAAGTTCTACCTTTGCCGGTTGTATTTGCCGTATCGCTTACGGGAGGACTCAAAGAAGGCGGTGGCGGAGATGAAGCCTGCGGTCGAGCCGGTGGCAATGTAACATTATCAAAAGCTCCAGCATAAGGATACAAATCCCACCGGAAAAAGCAACTCGGTCTTATAACCGCACCACCTTGTTTACCGCGACAACAAGAAGAATACTCGCCGACGCTTTTCTCGAGACAAAACTCACAGTCCCCTGAAGAAACATCAGGCGTACATTGCATCATTGCGTACATAGTTTCTAAGTTGGTCAACGAAGCGACCTCAGCTGCGAAATACTTTTGCTCAAAGGATGATGATCCGTTTGAAGCTGCAGTAATTGTACGGATCATTAACTCATCATAGACTCTATCGAACACCGTCATATTAGCATCAGTATCTCCGATATCTCCAGTGTTGTACAGAGCTTGTGATGGTTCCATGAGGAGTGATCCGGAGAAGGAAACGTTGGAATAACGTACCATGCAACAATCTGGCCATGTATAAGCTTCTGTCTGGTTAGGACAGCTTTGCGATAAGCGGTCTGATGCGCCTTTGATGCAATCTGAACAAGTCTCTGGTTTGGTTCCAGGGATACACATGCCAATGATGAACACTCTGTTGGGGGTTTGACCGATCGAGGAGCTGAAGAAACCGTTGTTAGATGTGACATTAGAAGCAAGAGAAGAGAGGAGTTGACGACGGTTTAAGTCGTAAGTAGAGTTGGGTTTAAAGAATCCATTGAAGCAGATCTCTTGTGCAGAAAGAGAATCTAAGGCTACGAGGGAAACTAAGAACACCGGTAAAAAGGAAGTCTTGAGCTTCATACTCTCAAGATCAAAACCAAAGGCTGTTTATGAGTTAAATTGTTAGAAGTTAGAGAAGGTCAACTTCAAATACTGTGTGGACTTTTGTCTGCTGATTTATCATCATTGAGAAAAGATTAGAAAATGACAGATTAGTTGAGTTCTGCGGAACCTCCAAGCTGGTCAAACAAAACGAcaagaaataaaaaagagacCCCACTCTGATAATGATGAAAGCTACTATACTAGTTTTACCAATAATATGGACCTAAGAACAGATAGAATAATATTATAACTGTGGAAAATTAAGCAACTAAAAACCTTAATCATAAATCTCAACCaccaaagtaaaatattttcaatacacAACAAAAGATAGACGAGGGAAGCAAAGTGAGCAAACAGtaaaattttcttttggttttctattTCAGTGGTAAACTAAATAGAAACCGGTTACAATTATACACAATTGGCTCATCTTCAAAACAGAGTTTCCTTGTGACACGCGAAGATCATATACACAAcatttgtaaaataaaacatagaaaCATCATCTGCCTTTTCCAACCAaccatcatttaaaaaaaaaatgatctgcCATCTTCAACGAGGAACCAACTCATTTATCAATGAATCATTTACAGAAACAGGAACAGATTTAATCGGAGGTAGACCCATCTCTGAACCCTCATATACTGGTGACTGGGGAAGCTGTAAAATGATCGAGTTACTGGTGAGCATCGAGATAATTTCGGAAATATCTGGACGGTCATCTGGATCAGCTTGAACACATAATAGCGCAATATGGATGCATCTGACTACTTCATTACTCTGATAGTTCTTTCCTATTTCCGCATCCACTAGTTCTAGTGGTGACCCGTTCCTCCAATGCTTCCAAGCCTACCAAACAATGAACAATCAGTTAAACCTTGGAAATAAAAAAGGCTACAGATTCAAGAAATGTTAAATCTTTGTGCTCACATGTGTGACCAAACTCTTTCCGGAACCGTCAATCTCGTGGAAGTTGCTGTTTCTTTTTCCACTAATAATCTCGAGAACCAAAACTCCAAAACTAAATATATCAGATTTCCTGGAGAATTGCCCATGCATCAAATACTCTGGAGAAATGTAGCCGCtgatacaaaaacaaataaatatattgagtTTACCGTTGACAAAAAAGTTCACAGAATGTCAGAAATTAATAGGAGATAAAGGGGAAAAAGAGAATATTACTGGGTTCCAACGACTCTCCTTGTATCGGCTCGAGATTGATCCATCTTTAAAATCCTAGCCATTCCAAAATCTGCGACTTTGGGTTCCATTTCAGCATCTAAGAGGATGTTACTAGCTTTGAGGTCACGGTGTATGATTTTGAGAGGCGAGTCATGATGAAGATATAGGATTCCCCTAGCAGTCCCGAGAATAATCTTGTACCTTTTAGCCCAATCAAGCTGGCTTTGCTTTGTAGGTTCTATACAAGTGTCATTAACTATGATATTAAAAACCTAAGTTTCAAGAACTGCAACATAATAATAATCATTATAACTTCACAAGGTTAATCTGAGTGTTATATGTAAAATACCAAACAAGAACTGGTCGAGGCTTTTGTTGGGAACAAACTCGTAAATGAGTatcttttcttctccttccataCAAAACCCGAGAACTCCAACCAAATTTCTGTGCTGAAGCTTTGCGACGAGACTAGTCTCATTCTTGAACTCTTGTACACCTTGTGCTGATTCTTTAGACAGCCTTTTCACCGCAATTTGTGACCCATCTTGAAGTGAACCCTACAAATTATATGGAGGGTAGATAAATTAGTAAATCACATGCACACAGTTAAAAGAGAAATATCAAAggtggaaaaagaagaagatcacCTTAAAAACTTCTCCAAATCCACCTTCACCGAGCATGTTTCTCTTGGAAAATGTGCACGTTGCAGCTTCAATCGTTTTCAAATCGTATTGCAGTGAGTTTTTAGGTACATCTGCAACACGTGTACCACTATTAACTTTTAGATGTCATCCACCAGAACATCTTCTAAGCTCAACCTTATAATCATTGGCTATATGGTAAAAAGTTACACGGAGATAGAGCAATTGACATGAGCAATGAGGTCATTATTTCTATCCAAAACTCATATTCGTTCTCCAGATCAAGCAGTATATGTCTTGTTTCTTTTATGAAAGCAATTAAAAAAGAACATGATGAGGAAAAACATGAATCAACTTACTTGCAAAGTCAGGCGGTGGGTTAGACCTTCTCCTTCTGATAACTAGTATTACCACTAGAGCAAACAGTATACAGCAGATAGCGACGATGGGAACAACAACCGCCACAAACATTACCGTTGAGGTTTTGTTGCTACCTAGTATAGAAGAAGAAACTTTATCATCCAGTGATTGAATCTACagtttcaaatatataaaaaaaaattataggtttTGAGAAGTTCTTggaatgtttttattttattttatctttttgtagTGTGACGACTTACTTCGATTGAAACCTCCGCTGAAGGGATACGAATCCCACCGGAAGAAACAGCTTGGATATGCAATGACGCCTCCTTGCCTCCGAATGAGGTATTCATCCTTATGATAAGCACCAACACTTTCTCGAAGACAGGCCGAACACTCAGTTGAATTTAGATCCAGAGTGCATAGCATTAATGCGTGTAACTGGAACTTTGTCAAGGCCTCCACTTTAGTTGAAGCTTTTTTTCCACTAGAAATTTCAGCTATCAAACCAACTGTTAAATTGCTAAAGTTTTCTTCAAACTCTGTTAACCTCGATAACCCAATGCTGTGCTCCGAATAAAGCAGGTGCGTATCATGGGTTCCAACAAACGAACGGTTAGAGAAGCGTGCAAAACAAAGGGCTTTATACGGAAACCATATAAATCCTTCACTCTCGTTATTACAGTTGTGTATTAACAAGTTAGTCGCAACCCTGAGACATTCCGAGCATACCTCTGGGTCACTCCCATCTATGCACATTGCCATTGCATATACTCGGTCAGGAGAGTCAGGACGATCTCCCTTCGAACCGTTGTAGAAACCGTTGGGCATCTTCACATTAGCAGCAAGAGATGAGAGGATTTTTTCGCGGTTAATAGCATATGGGCTACCTTCTCCAAAAGACCCAGTGCCATCGCATAGTTGTGAAGAAACAACAGTAATTCTGCTACTGAGGACAAACAAGAAGATCAATAAGGAAATCTTCTCGGCCATTCTCATGTTTATGCTTTGGGTTAGTATATGCATATGTCTTTCCACTTTGTCGCATTTTAATAGCAGTTGAGTTCTGTTTGCAAGTTGCAAAATTTAGTTGTCAGTGGTATTATTAAAGCTGAGTCAAACGATAGACAAAATCAGAGAGCCAATCATAGCAAATACCTGATgtgtttatgttaataaaaataCTGTTGAAGTTTCAAATATGTTTACCATGTGAGATGCACCCAGACCCCCCACGATGTTTGTTGAATGGTTCTCCTGAACTCACACAACGAAGCAGGGTGATGAAGAGAGAGAGGATCATATGAGCTATAGGTTATATAGCATTTGTTTCGTTAATATAGAAAGTCTCAATCTTTTTAGTCAAATGAATGATTCAGTCTAGCCAATAGATTTACGATAACAGTACTTTGATACCTCCAATAGacattcttattattttttcagCAAATTGAGCAATCTCAACGACTAACATATATAATACTTTGACACCATCAATATTTTCTTATTGCTACTAACATAAACAGTAAtacaaaaccttttttttttttgcctgaGGCATTGTTGACAGAATCATTCAACTTGACTAAAAAGAAACAATATCATTGTCGGCACTCACTTTGAAAACCTAACATGTGTTAAAAATAGCGCCTCAAGTGGTGAAGCGATGAGGAAGAACAATCTAGCCTAGGCCAACGCTAGGGTCGCCTTTCCGACATGAGGCGTCCCTAGACAAGAAACATAAGGTTAGTAATCATCATTGATCCTTACACATGTTAACACCATTTTATGGCCATAAAACCATGTTAACACTATTTTAATAGccgaatataattttttaaaaaacagagAAATAGTCAAACAATAAACCAATCCAAACAAAGTTACAAAATCAAATTGGTTAGGTTTTACACACCTATCCTTGACAGTGTAACATGGTTCCATGATCTCAAGCTTAGCAGCAAACAATGCAACAAACCCTTGACTATATTCAAGTACACCATCAGAGTCTATGAACTTAATTTATGAACTTTGCAAATAGGTTTAGGTCTctaattaagtttttttagcTTACATACTATTAATTGAGAACACACAGTGAAAACATCTGTGACTGtactattaaaacatataagacatttttttaaatcccctttgcttttaaaaatatttacaacaatgccattatgttttaattttaattaaaaatatgaaaattatttgtattattGTTAAAGgaatattttctaatttattcaatctctataatattatttgagaaatcaGATTCCTATGTGTCGCTCTCACGTTCACTCTTACGATGATTGATTATACTGATACccttaatcaaataaaaatattacatttaaaatactattatttatttttatttaatttcttttttaaaattttccgaaaaacatatacatataataaaaaggaaatttttttataaatttaaaaaaatttaaaaacgaaactatatgtatatataatatgatttcataaaacaaaagttcacaaaatagtaatattatatttaaaaataacataaaatacacttttgaagtaataaaatactttctttatatctatattttcttagaaggaaaatatatatatttgtatgtaatgtgatttcattaaaaacaatttacacaaataatattgatattagaaaaagaaatattatttcttttaaaacataattttaaacaatacaaatatgagtacataattttttttactacaCTTGCCACAACTCATGTGAGTTGTAAAATAACCAACCTATTTTATTGTCAACATGTATATGCACAATCATACATATATAGTATGCAACCTTATTAGTTTTTGTAATAGAATCAATATTGAAAATATagtatctattttattttaaaattaaacatttttggttccataaatataaatttgataggTTTTGGTTTAAAAACTATTTGGGTTGTTGTCAAGagagaaaaacaaattacttgggtttatataagatattatttgGAGTTCCTTGGAGAGCAAAAAATTAACTAATGATCCTGTGCTTATTCAACAAAACCTGAATCATTATTCTCATATACACCCAAATTATCTACAAAATGTTTTGCCATTTACAAAAATTGTTGTCTTTATAATAGGAGTTTAATTGGTTGTAGAAGGTGGTTacgtaaaatatacaaaattagaaATTGAGATTAGTAGGATAGATTTGGTTAATTGAAAAATAGGAGTTTTATATCATCGTGTCCTTAGAAATAGGACATTAGTGGTTATGGAACTgctttattaatttttgttcaCGTGTTATTTAACGAAGTGGCGATCAAATTGTGCTGAAAAGTAGGATTTTAGAATTTGTGGAACTGCCGTAAAAATTAATATAGTATTGATAAAGTTATATAAGCAGTTATATTtagatgttattttttttttaaaaaattggacaCAACTATTATTAATGGGGCATGTTCATGTTCTAATAGTATACTAGATTTTTACCCGCCATTTTCAAGGGCggaattattttgtaaatatatttttagtaaaaatattatttgtctttttaagttttattatagtggtagtttattttttttttactttctttgtGATAAACATGATACATGCTAATTGTTTTAAATCATAACATGTTTAATTAGTTTGTTAGAatcataaaaatttgaaaattatattgatactatcttattttatactattcatttgtatttgtttttatttgtagtaaatatatatatctaatacaTAACTTTACCAAATTTCCAACCCGTTTTGTaaattttacctttttatttgatgtattttttaaaattaaatatatatttgtaagatttaagattttttttgaaatttgtgtGTCTGGTATAGAtgataatattttctaatttagaTCACTATTTATAATAACTatgatatatatgatattaaataattttaatttcaaattta is part of the Brassica rapa cultivar Chiifu-401-42 chromosome A09, CAAS_Brap_v3.01, whole genome shotgun sequence genome and harbors:
- the LOC103833860 gene encoding putative cysteine-rich receptor-like protein kinase 33, whose amino-acid sequence is MHILTQSINMRMAEKISLLIFLFVLSSRITVVSSQLCDGTGSFGEGSPYAINREKILSSLAANVKMPNGFYNGSKGDRPDSPDRVYAMAMCIDGSDPEVCSECLRVATNLLIHNCNNESEGFIWFPYKALCFARFSNRSFVGTHDTHLLYSEHSIGLSRLTEFEENFSNLTVGLIAEISSGKKASTKVEALTKFQLHALMLCTLDLNSTECSACLRESVGAYHKDEYLIRRQGGVIAYPSCFFRWDSYPFSGGFNRISSSILGSNKTSTVMFVAVVVPIVAICCILFALVVILVIRRRRSNPPPDFANVPKNSLQYDLKTIEAATCTFSKRNMLGEGGFGEVFKGSLQDGSQIAVKRLSKESAQGVQEFKNETSLVAKLQHRNLVGVLGFCMEGEEKILIYEFVPNKSLDQFLFEPTKQSQLDWAKRYKIILGTARGILYLHHDSPLKIIHRDLKASNILLDAEMEPKVADFGMARILKMDQSRADTRRVVGTHGYISPEYLMHGQFSRKSDIFSFGVLVLEIISGKRNSNFHEIDGSGKSLVTHAWKHWRNGSPLELVDAEIGKNYQSNEVVRCIHIALLCVQADPDDRPDISEIISMLTSNSIILQLPQSPVYEGSEMGLPPIKSVPVSVNDSLINELVPR